The DNA segment CTTGACCGTTGGTGTGGCGCGATCCATGTGCTCACGCAGATTTCCGTTGCCGCTCGGTCCCTCACGGGATGCGAGCCGCGGTGCCGGTCCCCTCGTCTCGTACGAGAGACGGGTACGACCGGGAAGACCGGGGTCCGACCCCGTCCTTACAAGCCCCGGACAGCGCTCACGCGCCGTCCAGATGAGAAAACAGGTACGAGAAGTGGTTTACGCAGTTGTGCGCGCCGGTGGCCGGCAGGAGAAGGTCGAGGTCGGCACCATCGTGACGATGGACCGCATCAAGGCCGACGAGAACGGCACCGTGCAGCTGGCTGCCGTGCTCCTCGTCGACGGGGACTCCATCACCTCGGACGCCGCGGCGCTCGAGAAGGTGTCGGTCACGGCCGAGGTGCTCGAGGAGCTCCGCGGTCCGAAGATCATCATCCAGAAGTTCAAGAACAAGACCGGGTACAAGAAGCGCCAGGGGCACCGTCAGGACCTCACGCGCGTCAAGGTCACGGGCATCAAGTAACACCCACACTTCGCTGATCTGCGGCGGGAGCCATCGCTCCGCAGAGCATCAGCACGGGGCTGCGGCCCCCCGGTCTCGAGGAGATGAGAAATGGCACACAAGAAGGGCGCAAGCTCCACCCGCAACGGTCGCGACTCGAACGCGCAGCGTCTCGGCGTGAAGCGCTTCGGCGGTCAGGTCGTCAGCGCGGGCGAGATCATCGTCCGCCAGCGCGGCACCCACTTCCACCCCGGCGTCAACGTCGGTCGTGGCGGCGACGACACCCTGTTCGCCCTCTCGGCCGGTGCGGTCGAGTTCGGCCAGAAGGGCGGCCGCAAGGTCGTCAACATCGTGGTGGCCGCCGCTTAGGCAGCTCTCCTCGGCCGAGCAGGCACAGGACGCAAGGGGCGGGCTTCGGCTCGCCCCTTGCGCGTTGCTGCGGCACCCTCACCGCGAGCCCCGTGCTCGTGAGCGCCGCGCACCTCGGCACCCGGCGTCGGACACTCCGACGCCGCCACCTCCCCATCGGACGGAACACACCATGGTCACCTTCGTCGACAACGTCACGCTGCACCTGCGCGCCGGGCACGGCGGCAACGGCTGCGTCTCCGTCCGCCGCGAGAAGTTCAAGCCGCTGGCCGGCCCCGACGGCGGCAACGGCGGTCACGGCGGCGACATCGTCCTCGTCGCCGATGCGCAGACCACCACGCTGCTCGCCTTCCACCGGCACCCGCACCGCTCCTCGGCCAACGGCGGCCCCGGGATGGGCGACCACCGCGCCGGCGGCAACGGCGACCTCCTCGAGCTGATGGTCCCGGTCGGGACCGTCGTCAAGTCGCCCACGGGCGAGGAGCTGCTCGACATGGACGAGCCGGGGCTCCGCTTCGTCATCGCCCCCGGCGGCCAGGGCGGCCTCGGCAACGCCTCGCTCGCGACCACCAAGCGCAAGGCGCCCGGCTTCGCCCTGCTCGGCACTCCCGGCTGGGAGGGCGACGTCGTCCTCGAGCTGAAGACCGTCGCCGACGTCGCGCTCGTGGGCTTCCCCTCTGCCGGCAAGTCCAGCCTCGTCGCGGCCATCTCGGCAGCGAAGCCGAAGATCGCCGACTACCCGTTCACCACCCTCGCCCCCAACCTCGGCGTCGTCCAGGCGGGGGAGTCGCGCTACACCGTCGCCGACGTCCCCGGCCTGATCGAGGGGGCGAGCGAGGGCAAGGGCCTGGGCCTGGAGTTCCTCCGCCACGTCGAGCGCTGCACCGCTCTCGTGCACGTGCTCGACTGCGCCACGCTCGAGCCGGGCCGCGACCCGCTGACCGACCTCGACATCATCCTCGGCGAGCTGGCCGCGTACCCGGTCGGCGACGGCCAGGTGCCGCTCCTCGAGCGCCCGCAGCTGATCGCCCTGAACAAGGTCGACGTGCCGGAGGCCCAGGAGCTCGCCGACTTCGTCCGCGCCGACCTCGAGGCCCGCGGCTACCGCGTCTTCGAGATCTCGACCGTCTCCCACTCGGGACTGCGCCAGCTGACCTTCGCCCTCGGCGAGATCGTGGAGCAGCACCGTCTCGCCCTCGCGGCCGAGCCCAAGGTCGAGCGGATCACGATCCGCCCGCGCGCCGTCGACGAGAAGGACTACGAGATCCGCGTCGAGGGCGGCTCCTACGGCAACGTCTACCGCGTGCTCGGCACCAAGCCGCAGCGCTGGGTCGCGCAGACCGACTTCACCAACGACGAGGCCGTCGGCTTCCTCGCCGACCGCCTCGCGAAGCTCGGCGTCGAGAACGGCCTCTTCTCGGCCGGGGCCGTCGCCGGCTCCACCGTGGTCATCGGCCCGGGCGACGGCGTCGTCTTCGACTGGGAGCCCACGCTCACCTCGACGGCGGAGCTGATCACCGCCCCGCGCGGCACCGACCTCCGGCTCGAGGAGAACAACCGCAAGACCCGCGCCGAGCGCCGCGACAACTACCTCGAGCGGATGGACGCCAAGGCGGCCGCCCGCGCCGAGCTCGATCGCGAGCGTCAGGGCGGCGTCTGGCGCGTCTCCGACGAGGACGACCTGGTGGGCGACGCCGAGGAGGTCTGACTCCTCGGCACCGCCCTCGGCGAGGGGCCGTCGGCGAATACACTGGCCGGATGCCGCAGACGACCCTCGACAGCTCCGTCCTGACCGAGCGGTTCGCCGCCTCCCGCACGGCCTCGCGGTCGCTGCGCAGCGCGACGACCGACCTCAAGAACCGCGCCCTGCTCGCGATCGCCGACGCCGTCCGCGGGTCCGTCGAGCGGATCGTCCCGGCCAACGAGCTCGACCTCGCGAACGGCCGGGAGAACGGCATGAGCACCGGTCTGCAGGACCGCCTCCGCCTCGACGAGGCGCGCCTCGGCTCCCTCGCGGACGCCGTGGTCGCGGTCGCCGGTCTCGTCGACCCGGTGGGCCAGACGGTCCGCGGCTCGAACCTGCCCAACGGCGCCTCGCTCACCCAGGTGCGCGTGCCCTTCGGCGTCGTCGGCGCCATCTACGAGGCGCGCCCCAATGTCACGATCGACATCGCCGCCCTCGCGCTGAAGAGCGGCAACGCCGTGATCCTCCGCGGCGGCAGCGCGGCCGAGAACACCAACCGCGTCCTCGTCGAGCTGCTGCAGGAGGCGGTCGCCTCCGTCGGCCTGCCCGCCGAGCTGATCCAGACGGTCGACGACTTCGGCCGCGAGGGCGCCAAGGCTCTGATGCGCGCCCGCGGCTACGTCGACGTGCTCGTGCCCCGCGGCAGCGCCGGCCTGATCGAGTCGGTCGTGACCGAGTCGACCGTGCCGGTGATCGAGACGGGCGCCGGAGTGGTGCACGTCTTCCTCGACGCCAGCGCCGACGAGCAGTGGGCCGTCGACATCGTGCACAACGCCAAGACCCAGCGCCCGAGCACCTGCAACGCGCTCGAGACGCTGCTCGTGCACCGCGACGCCGCCGATCGCCTCCTGCCGCCCGTCCTCGGCCGCCTCGCCGCCGCCGGAGTGACCGTGCACGGCGACGAGCGGGTCCGCGCGATCATCGCCGATGCGGTGCCCGCGACCGAGGAGGACTGGACGGCCGAGTACTACTCTCTCGACATCGCGGTCGCCGTCGTCGACGATCTCGACGCGGCGATGGACCACATCGCCCGCTACTCCACCCACCACACCGAGTCGATCGTCACGAACGACCTGCGCAGCGCCGAGCGCTTCCTCGCCGAGGTCGACTCCGCGGTGGTGATGGTGAACGCGTCCACCCGCTTCACCGACGGCGGCGAGTTCGGCTTCGGAGCGGAGGTCGGCATCTCGACGCAGAAGCTGCACGCCCGCGGCCCGATGGGACTGCCCGAGCTGACGAGCACGAAGTGGCTGCTGCGCGGGTCCGGTCAGGTCCGCTCGTAGCGCCGCACCCGGCTCGCGGCGGTGTCCGGGTAGACTCGACGACGCCCTGAGTGGGCGATCCCGATTCCAAGGAGCACCGCATGTCCCTCGTGACGACCGTCCTCGCTGAAGCAGCGCACACCGAGCTGCCGATGCCGACCATCGTCTACGGGCTGATCGCCGTCGTCGCCTTCACCGCGCTCGGCTTCGTCACGTGGAGCTACCGCGACGTCGCCAACCGCCACTCGCACAAGACCGGTGCCGGCTCGCACGACTCCCACGGCCACGGCCACTAGTCCGGCGGCCCTCCGATCGTGACGTCCGCCGCGAGCGGAGACCCGCGGCGTCCGCGCATCGGCGTGATGGGTGGCACCTTCGACCCGATCCATCACGGGCACCTCGTCGCCGCCTCCGAGGTGGCGCAGTCCTTCGACCTCGACGAGGTCGTCTTCGTGCCGACCGGCCGGCCGTGGCACAAGAAGACGGTCACGCCGCCGGAGCACCGCTATCTGATGACGGTCATCGCGACCGCGTCCAACCCGCGCTTCACCGTCAGCCGCGTCGACATCGACCGCGTCGGCACGACGTACACCATCGACACGCTCCGCGACATCCACCTCGCGCACCCCGACGCCGAGCTGTTCTTCATCACGGGAGCCGACGCCGTCGAGCAGATCCTGAGCTGGAAGGACTACGACGAGCTCTGGGAGCTGGCGCACTTCGTCGCCGTCAGCCGGCCGGGTCACGCCCTGTCCGTTTCGGGATTGCCGGCTCAGGACGTATCCTTGTTGGAAATTCCGGCGCTAGCGATTTCCTCGACGGACTGTCGGAGCCGCGTGAACCGGGGTGATCCGGTCTGGTATCTGGTTCCCGACGGTGTCGTCCAGTACATCTCGAAGCACCACCTGTATCGGAGCACGCCATGACAGTTCAGCACGAGGGCGCGCCGCTCACCCGGCGCGAGATCCGCGAGCGCGAGCGAGCCGCGGCCGGCGCCGCGCCCGCCGCCGCACCGACGACCTCCCGCCGCGCCGCGACCGCGTCCGTCACCGCCGCGGGCGAGATGCCCGTCCTCACCGCGACCCAGGCCCTGCGCGTCCCCGTCGTCGCGCCGACCCCCGCCGTCGAGCCCGAGCTGAGCACCTCCGCGATCGAGGTCGTGCTGCCCGAGGGCGTCGACCGCAGCACGCTCACCCGCCGCGAGCTCCGCGCGCTGCTCGCCCAGCAGCAGGCGGAGCAGGTCGCCGCGACCCCCGAGGCCGCGCCCGCCGACGCCGCGCAGGATCCGGCGAAGGCCGAGCCCGACGCCCCCGTCGAGGAGTCCGCTCCCGAGGAGTCCGCTCCCGAGGAGCCCGCTGCCGAGACGTCCGCTGCCGAGCAGCCGGCCGACGAGTCCGAGCAGCCGGTCGACGAGCCCGAGCAGCCCAAGCTGAACACCGCCCTCTTCGCCACCGTCGGCACGCTCGACATCGCGGACGAGAAGGCCACCGAGATCACCGGCAGCTTCCACCCGCCGATCGAGCACCTGGCCATCACCGACGAGCTCGACAGCAAGTCCAAGGAGGAGGTCGACGCCTCCTTCGACTCCCTCATCGCGAGCGGAGTCGCCGCGACGGGCGCCGTCACCACGACGAACGCCCTGATCCTGCCGACCGCGGGCGACGCGTCTCCGGTCCGCACGGACACGGGGGAGGTGCTCGTCACGGGCTCCTTCGACCTGCCGCGCAGCCTCGGCTCCACCGGTCAGCACCCCAACCTCTACGACTCGCCTGATGTCGACCGCTACGTCGACCGCATCGACCGCGAGCAGCCCGCCTCCGACTCGGAGCCCGTCCGGGCGTCGAGCGCCGTCTCCACGCACGCCGCGGGCACCGCGATGATCGCCCCGCAGAAGCGCCGCGCCGTCAGCGTCCCCGTCGTGCTGGCCATCACCGCCGCCGTGCTGCTGGTCGCCTCGATCGCGCTGTTCATCGGCGGCTTCGTCCTCAACATCTTCTGATCCACCACCGACACTGAAGGCTTCATGACTGCGACCGCTTCCGCCCGCGCCCTGCTCGACCTCGCGGCCACCGCCGCCGACTCCAAGGGCGGGGAGGACCTCGTCGCACTAGACGTCTCGGGACCGCTGCCGCTCGTCGACATCTTCTTCCTGGTGACGGGGCGCTCCGAGCGCAACGTCGTCGCCATCGCCAACGCGGTGGAGGACCGCCTCAACGAGTCCGGAGCCAAGCTCCTGCGCCGCGAGGGCCGCGCCGAGGGCCGCTGGATCTTGCTCGACTTCGGCGACCTCGTCGTCCACGTCTTCCACGAGGAGGACCGGATGTACTACTCGCTGGAGCGCCTCTGGAAGGACTGCCCGGTCGTCCCGATCACGGTGGCGAACGCCGTCCCCGCCGACTCCGCAGCCTCCTCGAACTGAGGAACACGCCCGGCGTCGCCGCTCGATTTCACTCCAGGCATTTCGTGTTGTAGTTTATTCGAGTTGCTTCCGCCGGGCGGAGGAGCGGGCCGCAAGGCCGGTACCTCGAGTCCGAGAAGCGCACCAAGGGTCCGTGGCGCAGCTGGTAGCGCACCTGCATGGCATGCAGGGGGTCAGGGGTTCGAATCCCCTCGGATCCACAGCAAGACAGAGAGCCCCGCACTTCTCCGGAAGCGCGGGGCTTCTCTCTTTCCGCACTTCGCGCGAGCGGTACCGGCTGGCGCTGGAGAGCTGAGTGCTCCGCCAGAATGGCGGGATGCCGACTCCGACCGCGCCGCGCGGCCTCATCACCCAGTTCTCCATCGTCGACGCACTGCTGGCGGGTCTGTTCGACGGCGTCGTCACGCGCGCCGAGGCGGACGAGGCCGGCGACTTCGGACTGGGCTGCGGCGACCACATGGAGGGCGAGCTGGTCGTGCTCGACGGCGTGCACCGGCTGTTCCGCGGCGACGGCTCGGTCGTCGTCCTCGAGCCGGAGGACACGATCGCCTTCGCCGAGCTGGCCCGGTTCGCTCCGGACAGCACGGAGACGGTCGAGGCGGTGCCGTCGCTCGACGCCCTGCTGACGGCGGTGCGGCGGACCGTGCCGAGCCCGAACGTGTTCGTCGGCGTCCGTCTCCGCGGCCGCGTCGAGCACCTGACGCTGCGGCAGCCGATCGCCCAGGTGAAGCCGTACCTCCGCCTGGCGGACGCGATGCGCGACCAGCGCGAGGTGCACCTGAGCGACGTCGAGGGCACGATCGTCGGCTTCTACGGCCCCAAGCCGTTCCAGGGGATCAGCGTCGCCGGGCTGCACACCCACTTCGTCGACTCGAGCGGCTCCGTCGGCGGCCACGTCCTCGCAGCGTCCGGGCTGAGCGGCGAGCTGGCGGTCGAGCAGTACGCCGGGCTCACCGTGCGCCTCCCGGAGTCGGAGGACTTCCTCGCCGCGGACCTCGACGACGAGGTCGGCAGCTCCGACGCCGCCATCCGCGCCGTCGAGACCGACCACGCGCACTGAGGTGCACTCCGGCGGGGGAGCGGCGGCCCTACCCTGGACGCATGCCCACGCTGCGCGACGTCCACGCCGTCATCGACCGTCTCTGGCCCGAGGGGGCCGCGGAGGACTGGGACGCTCCCGGTCTCGTCACCGGTGACCCGGCCGCGCAGGTCGAGCGGATCCTCCTCGCGGTCGACGTCGTCGCCGACACCGTCTCCGAGGCCGTCGACGGCGGCTACCAGCTCCTCCTGGCCCACCACCCGCTCCTGCTCCGCGGGGTCACCTCGATCGCGGAGGACGGCTACAAGGGCCGCCTGCTCGCTGAGCTGATCCGGCACGGCTGCGCGCTCGTCTCCGCGCACACCAACGCGGACATCGTCGCGGACGGCGTCTCCGACGTGATCGCGACGCGGCTCGGACTCACCGGCACGACGCCGCTGGTCCCCGGCGAGGACCCGTCGGTCGGCCTCGGTCGCGTCGGCGACCTCGCCGAGGAGGTCACGCTCGGCCGCCTGGCCCGCGCCGTGGCCGAGCTGCTGCCCGCGACCGCCGGGGGAGTCCGTGCCGCCGGTGACTACGAGGCGCCCGTCCGCCGGGTCTCGCTCTGCGGCGGAGCCGGGGACTCCCTCCTCGACAGCCCCGCCGTCCGCACGAGCGACGTCTACATCACGGCCGACCTCCGGCACCACCCGGCGTCGGAGGCGCGCGAGAAGGCCCGCCACGGCACCGGCCCGGCGCTCCTCGACGTCTCGCACTGGGCGAGCGAGTGGCTCTGGCTCGACGTCGCCGCGACCGCTCTTCGCACCGCGCTTCCCGGGGTCGTCGTCGACGTCAGCGAGACCCGCACCGACCCCTGGGATTTCGCGATCGTCCACTGACGCTCCGCGAGCGCGCGAGAATGGAGCCGGCACGCCCACCCTCCGTGCCGGGAACGAGGACCGCGACGTGATTGCCAGCCCCGCCGACCAGCGAGAGCTCCTGACTCTGCAGAGTCTCGACACGAGGGGCAACCAGCTCCGTCACGCCGTCGCCACCCTGCCGCAGATCGCGGCGATCAAGGCGATGCAGACCCGCGACAACGAGACCCGCCGCACCCTCGCGGAGCGCAACGGCCGGCTGGAGGACGCCCGCACCGAGCTCGGCCGCATCGAGTCCGACGTCGAGGTCGTCGACAAGCGCCTCGCCCGCGACCGCGACCGCCTGCAGACCGCCTCGTCCGCGAAGGACATCGCCGCACTCGAGGGAGAGATCACCTCGCTGGTCAAGCGCCGCGGCGACCTCGAGGACATCGAGCTGACGCTGATGGAGCGGATCGAGGGCATCGAGGCCGAGGTCGCCGCCGCCCAGGCCGAGCGCGACGAGGTCGTCGCCGGCATCGCGACCCTCGCCGAGGAGCGCGACGCCCAGGCGGAGAAGCTCGCCGGCAAGCAGGAGGCGCTCGCCCGTGACCGCGCCTCGCTCGTCGAGAGGATCCCGGCCGACCTGGTGGAGCTCTACGAGAAGCAGCGCGCCCGCTACGGCGTCGGCGCGGCGCTCCTGCGCGGCAAGGTGTCGGAGGGGAGCGGCGTCGCTCTCACCGAGTCCGACCTCGCCTGGATCCGCACCACCGCGCCCGATCAGGTCGTGCTCTGCCCCGACAGCGGCTGCATCCTCGTCCGTGGCGACGAGTCGACGCTCGCCTGACCCGGCCCGTACACTGGACGCGCGAACGGGCCGGCAAGACGGTCGCGTCGCCGGGGTGAGAGCTCCGGCGCCGAGGAACGTCCGGGCTCCGCAGAGCAGGGCGGTGGGTAACACCCACCCGGGGCGACCCGCGAGACAGTGCCACAGAGAACAGACCGCCACGGGCCCCGGTCCGCGGTAAGGGTGAAACGGTGGTGTAAGAGACCACCAGGGGCCGGAGTGATCCGGTCCGCTCGGTAAACCTCGCCCGGAGCAAGGTCAGACAGAGGACGATGCGGCTGCTCGTCGGGTCCTCGGGTAGACCGCTGGAGGGTCACGGCGACGTGCCCCCGAGAGAGATGGCCGTCCAGCGCCCGCCGAGAGGCGCGGCGTGAACAGAACCCGGCGTATTAGCCTGCCCCTTCGCCACGAAAGGCCCCGCACCGCGGGGCCTTTCGCGTCTCGTGGCCGGCTGCGCCCCTTTGCGCGGCGGTCCCCGCCCGCCGCGCCGCGGTCGGCCCGGGTGCGTGGTCGCGTTCCGCAGAGCGTCTCGCGTCCGGCTCCGGAGAAACGCTGGCACGCGTTTCTCCGGCTCGCCTCGGCGTTGCTTCCGCATGCTCCTGACGAGCGCCGTCCTCGCGCGCAGGCTGATCGAGTAGCCCTCGCAGAGGGCGTATCGAGATCCGCCCCTGCTGGACGAGTGCTTGGGGCCGCCGTTCGGTGATGTGGGTCTCGATACGCCGCTGCGCGGCTACTCGACCAGCAAGAGGGAGGCGGCCTTGTGTAGGCGGGACGGGGTGCCGCGCTACTCACTCGGGAGGGGGCGCCGCACTCATGCCGGAGGGGGCGCCGCACTCATGCCGGAGGGAGCGCCGCACTCATGCTGATCGAGTAGCCCTCGGAGAGGGCGTATCGAGATCCGCCCCGGCTGGACGCGGGCGTGTGGCCACCGTTCGGTGACGTGGGTCTCGATACGCCGCTGCGCGGCTACTCGACCAGCATGGAGGGGGCGGGCGTCAGAGGCGCCGGCCCTGCAGACGGCTCTCGCGAAGCGAGGCTCACCGGCGAAACGCGTGCCAGCGTTTCGTCGTAGCCGAAGGCGACACGCCCTGCGGAACGCAGCCACCTGTCGAGGCCGACTGCGCCGCGGCGGGCGGGGACCGCCGCGGGAGAGGACACCGCCTCAGCGGCGGACGCCGCCGCCTGCCAGGGCCGCGGCGCCGAGGATGCCCGCGTTGTTGCGCAGGGCGGCCGGCACGATCGGGGTGCGCAGGTCGAGCAGGGGCAGGAACTCCTCGTGGTGCTTGGAGATGCCACCGCCGACGATGATCAGGTCCGGCCAGAGGAGCGCCTCGAGGTGGGAGTAGTAGCGCTGCAGGCGCTTGGCCCAGTGCTTGTAGTCCAGGTCGTCCCGCTCCTTCGCGGCGAAGGACGCCTTCTTCTCGTAGTCGCCGCCGTGGATCTCGAGGTGGCCGAGCTCGGCGTTGGGGATGAGGACGCCGTCGTAGATCTGCGCGGTGCCGATGCCGGTGCCGAGCGTGGTCATCAGGACCAGGCCCTTCTTGTCCTTCGCCGCGCCGAAGCGCGATTCGGCGTACCCGGCGGCGTCGGCGTCGTTCACGAAGAAGATGTCGCGGCCGATGGCGTCCTCGAACATCTTCTCGGCCTCGAGGCCGATCCACTCGTCCGAGACGTTCGCGGCGGACATGGTGCGCCCGTGCACCACGGCGGCCGGGAAGCAGATCCCCACGGGGGTGTCGGCCGGTGCGTCCGGGAGCATGCCCAGGATCTGCTGCACCGTGGCGACGATGTCCTTCGGGCGTCCGCCCTCGGGAGTGGCGACCTTCATCCGGTCGCTGAGGAGGGCGCCCTCGCCGAG comes from the Rathayibacter festucae DSM 15932 genome and includes:
- the rsfS gene encoding ribosome silencing factor — translated: MTATASARALLDLAATAADSKGGEDLVALDVSGPLPLVDIFFLVTGRSERNVVAIANAVEDRLNESGAKLLRREGRAEGRWILLDFGDLVVHVFHEEDRMYYSLERLWKDCPVVPITVANAVPADSAASSN
- a CDS encoding acetolactate decarboxylase gives rise to the protein MPTPTAPRGLITQFSIVDALLAGLFDGVVTRAEADEAGDFGLGCGDHMEGELVVLDGVHRLFRGDGSVVVLEPEDTIAFAELARFAPDSTETVEAVPSLDALLTAVRRTVPSPNVFVGVRLRGRVEHLTLRQPIAQVKPYLRLADAMRDQREVHLSDVEGTIVGFYGPKPFQGISVAGLHTHFVDSSGSVGGHVLAASGLSGELAVEQYAGLTVRLPESEDFLAADLDDEVGSSDAAIRAVETDHAH
- the obgE gene encoding GTPase ObgE — its product is MVTFVDNVTLHLRAGHGGNGCVSVRREKFKPLAGPDGGNGGHGGDIVLVADAQTTTLLAFHRHPHRSSANGGPGMGDHRAGGNGDLLELMVPVGTVVKSPTGEELLDMDEPGLRFVIAPGGQGGLGNASLATTKRKAPGFALLGTPGWEGDVVLELKTVADVALVGFPSAGKSSLVAAISAAKPKIADYPFTTLAPNLGVVQAGESRYTVADVPGLIEGASEGKGLGLEFLRHVERCTALVHVLDCATLEPGRDPLTDLDIILGELAAYPVGDGQVPLLERPQLIALNKVDVPEAQELADFVRADLEARGYRVFEISTVSHSGLRQLTFALGEIVEQHRLALAAEPKVERITIRPRAVDEKDYEIRVEGGSYGNVYRVLGTKPQRWVAQTDFTNDEAVGFLADRLAKLGVENGLFSAGAVAGSTVVIGPGDGVVFDWEPTLTSTAELITAPRGTDLRLEENNRKTRAERRDNYLERMDAKAAARAELDRERQGGVWRVSDEDDLVGDAEEV
- the rpmA gene encoding 50S ribosomal protein L27 gives rise to the protein MAHKKGASSTRNGRDSNAQRLGVKRFGGQVVSAGEIIVRQRGTHFHPGVNVGRGGDDTLFALSAGAVEFGQKGGRKVVNIVVAAA
- a CDS encoding Nif3-like dinuclear metal center hexameric protein; amino-acid sequence: MPTLRDVHAVIDRLWPEGAAEDWDAPGLVTGDPAAQVERILLAVDVVADTVSEAVDGGYQLLLAHHPLLLRGVTSIAEDGYKGRLLAELIRHGCALVSAHTNADIVADGVSDVIATRLGLTGTTPLVPGEDPSVGLGRVGDLAEEVTLGRLARAVAELLPATAGGVRAAGDYEAPVRRVSLCGGAGDSLLDSPAVRTSDVYITADLRHHPASEAREKARHGTGPALLDVSHWASEWLWLDVAATALRTALPGVVVDVSETRTDPWDFAIVH
- the ppgK gene encoding polyphosphate--glucose phosphotransferase gives rise to the protein MTAAATAIGIDIGGTGIKGAYVDLGEGALLSDRMKVATPEGGRPKDIVATVQQILGMLPDAPADTPVGICFPAAVVHGRTMSAANVSDEWIGLEAEKMFEDAIGRDIFFVNDADAAGYAESRFGAAKDKKGLVLMTTLGTGIGTAQIYDGVLIPNAELGHLEIHGGDYEKKASFAAKERDDLDYKHWAKRLQRYYSHLEALLWPDLIIVGGGISKHHEEFLPLLDLRTPIVPAALRNNAGILGAAALAGGGVRR
- a CDS encoding glutamate-5-semialdehyde dehydrogenase encodes the protein MPQTTLDSSVLTERFAASRTASRSLRSATTDLKNRALLAIADAVRGSVERIVPANELDLANGRENGMSTGLQDRLRLDEARLGSLADAVVAVAGLVDPVGQTVRGSNLPNGASLTQVRVPFGVVGAIYEARPNVTIDIAALALKSGNAVILRGGSAAENTNRVLVELLQEAVASVGLPAELIQTVDDFGREGAKALMRARGYVDVLVPRGSAGLIESVVTESTVPVIETGAGVVHVFLDASADEQWAVDIVHNAKTQRPSTCNALETLLVHRDAADRLLPPVLGRLAAAGVTVHGDERVRAIIADAVPATEEDWTAEYYSLDIAVAVVDDLDAAMDHIARYSTHHTESIVTNDLRSAERFLAEVDSAVVMVNASTRFTDGGEFGFGAEVGISTQKLHARGPMGLPELTSTKWLLRGSGQVRS
- the rplU gene encoding 50S ribosomal protein L21 → MVYAVVRAGGRQEKVEVGTIVTMDRIKADENGTVQLAAVLLVDGDSITSDAAALEKVSVTAEVLEELRGPKIIIQKFKNKTGYKKRQGHRQDLTRVKVTGIK
- a CDS encoding zinc ribbon domain-containing protein; translated protein: MIASPADQRELLTLQSLDTRGNQLRHAVATLPQIAAIKAMQTRDNETRRTLAERNGRLEDARTELGRIESDVEVVDKRLARDRDRLQTASSAKDIAALEGEITSLVKRRGDLEDIELTLMERIEGIEAEVAAAQAERDEVVAGIATLAEERDAQAEKLAGKQEALARDRASLVERIPADLVELYEKQRARYGVGAALLRGKVSEGSGVALTESDLAWIRTTAPDQVVLCPDSGCILVRGDESTLA
- the nadD gene encoding nicotinate-nucleotide adenylyltransferase, which translates into the protein MTSAASGDPRRPRIGVMGGTFDPIHHGHLVAASEVAQSFDLDEVVFVPTGRPWHKKTVTPPEHRYLMTVIATASNPRFTVSRVDIDRVGTTYTIDTLRDIHLAHPDAELFFITGADAVEQILSWKDYDELWELAHFVAVSRPGHALSVSGLPAQDVSLLEIPALAISSTDCRSRVNRGDPVWYLVPDGVVQYISKHHLYRSTP